One Comamonas endophytica DNA window includes the following coding sequences:
- the accD gene encoding acetyl-CoA carboxylase, carboxyltransferase subunit beta yields MSWLEKLLPAKIQHTDPTERHQIPEGLWIKCPSCETVLYQADLEKNQNVCPTCGHHHRIGARARLNHFLDAEGRYEIGQEVVPVDPLKFKDSRKYPERLKEALENTGETDALIVMGGAVKSINVVVACFEFDFMGGSMGSVVGERFVRGVETAIEQKVPFICFTATGGARMQEGLLSLMQMAKTNAALTRLAKKGLPYISVLTDPTMGGVSAGFAFMGDIVIAEPKALIGFAGPRVIETTVRVKLPPGFQRAEFLQDKGAVDMIVERRQLRDTVANSLAMLQRLPADAVS; encoded by the coding sequence ATGTCTTGGCTTGAAAAACTGCTGCCTGCCAAAATCCAGCACACCGATCCGACGGAGCGCCATCAGATCCCCGAGGGCCTGTGGATCAAGTGCCCGTCCTGCGAGACCGTGCTGTACCAGGCCGACCTGGAAAAGAACCAGAACGTCTGCCCGACCTGCGGCCACCACCACCGCATCGGTGCGCGCGCGCGCCTGAACCATTTCCTCGACGCCGAAGGGCGCTATGAGATCGGCCAGGAGGTCGTGCCCGTCGATCCGCTCAAGTTCAAGGACAGCCGCAAGTACCCCGAGCGCCTGAAGGAAGCGCTGGAGAACACCGGCGAGACCGATGCGCTGATCGTGATGGGCGGCGCCGTCAAGAGCATCAATGTGGTCGTGGCCTGCTTCGAGTTCGATTTCATGGGCGGCTCGATGGGCTCGGTGGTCGGCGAGCGCTTCGTGCGCGGCGTCGAGACCGCGATCGAGCAGAAGGTGCCCTTCATCTGCTTCACCGCCACGGGTGGCGCACGCATGCAGGAAGGCCTGCTGAGCCTGATGCAGATGGCCAAGACCAACGCCGCGCTCACGCGCCTGGCGAAGAAGGGCCTGCCCTACATCAGCGTGCTGACCGATCCGACGATGGGTGGCGTGTCGGCGGGCTTTGCCTTCATGGGCGACATCGTCATCGCCGAGCCCAAGGCGCTGATCGGCTTTGCCGGCCCACGCGTGATCGAGACCACGGTGCGCGTGAAGCTGCCGCCAGGGTTCCAGCGGGCGGAGTTCCTGCAGGACAAGGGTGCTGTCGACATGATCGTCGAGCGCCGTCAACTGCGGGATACGGTGGCCAATAGCTTGGCTATGCTGCAGAGGTTGCCGGCGGACGCGGTGTCTTAA
- a CDS encoding LON peptidase substrate-binding domain-containing protein, which produces MTLPLTLTSLPLFPLGSVLFPGGRLPLRVFEVRYLDMVRKCARAGAPFGVVALSEGQEVRQAGAPPEQFHAIGTLATIAQLQYPQTGLMHLLCEGTQRFRVQERRCLPHGLWVADVELIGQDLPVDVPADLQPAAQALAQLLQTLRTQHADDPGLALPETLHLQDCGWVANRWCELLPLPTALRQQLMELENPLLRLELVADVLERTGIGF; this is translated from the coding sequence ATGACATTACCCTTGACCCTCACTTCGCTGCCGCTGTTCCCGCTGGGCAGCGTGCTGTTCCCGGGCGGCCGGCTGCCGCTGCGCGTATTCGAGGTGCGCTATCTGGACATGGTGCGCAAATGCGCGCGTGCCGGCGCGCCCTTTGGCGTGGTGGCGCTGAGCGAGGGGCAGGAGGTGCGCCAGGCGGGCGCGCCGCCGGAGCAATTCCATGCCATCGGTACCCTGGCCACGATTGCCCAGCTGCAGTACCCCCAGACCGGTTTGATGCATCTGCTGTGCGAGGGCACGCAGCGCTTTCGCGTGCAGGAGCGCCGCTGCCTGCCGCATGGCCTGTGGGTGGCCGATGTGGAGCTCATCGGGCAGGACCTGCCGGTGGATGTGCCCGCGGACCTGCAGCCCGCGGCGCAGGCGCTGGCCCAGCTGCTGCAGACCCTGCGCACGCAGCATGCGGACGACCCCGGCCTGGCGCTGCCCGAGACCCTGCACCTGCAGGACTGCGGCTGGGTCGCCAACCGCTGGTGCGAGCTGCTGCCGCTGCCCACGGCGCTGCGCCAGCAGCTGATGGAGCTGGAGAATCCGCTGCTGCGGCTGGAACTCGTGGCGGATGTGCTCGAGCGCACGGGCATTGGTTTCTGA
- a CDS encoding GGDEF domain-containing response regulator: MEPNAARFTSPHADAAPGNAPFSVLVVEDQPSMRASLVQELKHAGVSEIMEAADGQVALQLFKLRRPDLVLLDIRLPGLDGYGVAHQMRESEAGDWTPIIFLSGLDTDLDLWRGIESGGDDYLVKPVKPIVLVAKLRAMRRLLDMRRRLVSMSAELHLANQRLNEMVEMDALTGLVNRRGFDRILHAEILLARRDNKPLTLMLCDLDHFKRYNDSCGHVKGDECLRAVGKLLRDVCMRPRDVASRYGGEEFAMILPNTPRSGAMTFARALGKMLRVRALPHPDSPLGSVLTLSGGITTCVPDDSTNAESMVMRADQALYAAKAQGRDRFFSFEMQMDTIEQRSTP, translated from the coding sequence ATCGAACCCAACGCGGCCCGATTCACCTCGCCCCATGCGGATGCGGCGCCGGGTAACGCACCGTTCTCGGTACTGGTGGTGGAAGACCAGCCCTCCATGCGCGCCTCGCTGGTGCAGGAGCTCAAGCATGCGGGCGTGAGCGAGATCATGGAAGCCGCCGACGGCCAGGTGGCGCTGCAGCTGTTCAAGCTGCGCCGCCCCGACCTGGTGCTGCTGGACATCCGCCTGCCAGGCCTCGACGGCTACGGCGTGGCCCACCAGATGCGCGAATCCGAGGCCGGCGACTGGACCCCGATCATCTTCCTGTCGGGGCTCGACACCGATCTGGACCTGTGGCGCGGCATCGAATCGGGCGGCGACGACTATCTGGTCAAACCCGTCAAGCCGATCGTGCTGGTGGCCAAGCTGCGCGCCATGCGCCGGCTGCTGGACATGCGCCGGCGGCTGGTCTCGATGTCGGCCGAGCTGCATCTGGCCAACCAGCGGCTCAACGAGATGGTCGAGATGGATGCGCTCACGGGCCTGGTCAACCGCCGCGGCTTCGACCGCATCCTGCATGCGGAGATCCTGCTGGCGCGGCGCGACAACAAGCCGCTGACGCTGATGCTCTGCGATCTGGACCACTTCAAGCGCTACAACGACAGCTGCGGCCACGTGAAGGGCGACGAATGTCTGCGCGCAGTGGGCAAGCTGCTGCGCGACGTCTGCATGCGCCCGCGTGACGTGGCTTCGCGCTACGGCGGCGAGGAGTTCGCCATGATCCTGCCCAACACCCCGCGTTCCGGCGCGATGACCTTTGCCCGCGCGCTGGGCAAGATGCTGCGGGTGCGCGCCCTCCCCCACCCCGACTCGCCGCTGGGCAGCGTGCTCACGCTCTCGGGCGGCATCACGACCTGCGTTCCCGACGACAGCACCAACGCCGAAAGCATGGTCATGCGCGCCGATCAGGCGCTGTATGCCGCCAAGGCCCAGGGGCGGGACCGGTTCTTCAGCTTCGAGATGCAGATGGACACGATAGAACAACGAAGCACCCCCTAG
- the lysS gene encoding lysine--tRNA ligase, translating to MSDNNTTSAVDAAAPQDENQLIAERREKLKALREAQAQGGGVAFPNDFQPTHHVDRIQAAHAGLEAEALEAAAVSVSVGGRMMLKRVMGKASFATVQDGSLGATGGRIQLYITRDAIGEELYAQFKRWDLGDIIGASGTLMKTKTGELSIKVTALRLLTKSLRPMPDKFHGMADQEQKYRQRYVDLMMDEDARRRFTARSRAISGVREFMVAHQFLEVETPMLHPIPGGANAKPFVTHHNALDQEMYLRIAPELYLKRLIVGGFERVFEINRSFRNEGISVRHNPEFTMMEFYAAFWNYRDLMDFTEKLIRDTAQKAVGSLQLSYGGKPVDLAQPFERLTIREAIVKYTEAGDNVDQRDWLIPALRKLGLNEEKDKLSGRTLASLQVLYFEELVEEKLWNPTFIMEHPTEISPLARANDERPEVTERFELYITGREFGNGFSELNDAEDQAARFNAQVEAKDSGDDEAMFYDHDFVRALEYGMPPTGGCGVGLDRLMMLLTDSASIRDVILFPALRREH from the coding sequence ATGTCTGACAACAACACCACTTCCGCGGTTGACGCCGCCGCCCCGCAGGACGAAAACCAACTGATCGCCGAGCGCCGCGAAAAACTCAAGGCCTTGCGCGAGGCCCAGGCCCAGGGCGGTGGTGTGGCCTTCCCCAATGACTTCCAGCCCACGCACCATGTGGACCGTATCCAGGCGGCGCATGCCGGCCTGGAAGCCGAAGCACTGGAAGCCGCTGCGGTCAGCGTGAGCGTGGGCGGCCGCATGATGCTCAAGCGCGTCATGGGCAAGGCCAGCTTTGCCACCGTGCAGGACGGCTCGCTCGGCGCCACCGGCGGCCGCATCCAGCTCTACATCACGCGCGACGCGATCGGCGAGGAACTGTATGCGCAGTTCAAGCGCTGGGACCTGGGCGACATCATCGGCGCCAGCGGCACGCTGATGAAGACCAAGACCGGCGAGCTGTCGATCAAGGTCACGGCGCTGCGCCTGCTCACCAAGAGCCTGCGCCCGATGCCCGACAAGTTCCACGGCATGGCCGACCAGGAGCAGAAGTACCGCCAGCGCTATGTCGATCTGATGATGGACGAAGACGCGCGCCGGCGCTTCACCGCCCGCTCGCGCGCCATCAGCGGCGTGCGCGAATTCATGGTCGCGCACCAGTTCCTGGAGGTCGAAACGCCGATGCTGCACCCGATCCCGGGCGGCGCCAACGCCAAGCCCTTCGTCACGCACCACAATGCGCTGGACCAGGAGATGTACCTGCGCATCGCGCCTGAGCTCTACCTCAAGCGGCTGATCGTCGGCGGCTTCGAGCGCGTGTTCGAGATCAACCGGAGCTTCCGCAACGAAGGCATCTCGGTGCGCCACAACCCCGAGTTCACGATGATGGAGTTCTATGCGGCGTTCTGGAACTACCGCGACCTGATGGACTTCACCGAGAAGCTGATCCGCGACACCGCGCAGAAGGCCGTCGGCAGCCTGCAGCTGAGCTATGGCGGCAAGCCCGTGGACCTGGCCCAGCCCTTCGAGCGCCTCACCATCCGCGAAGCGATCGTCAAGTACACCGAAGCCGGCGACAACGTCGACCAGCGCGACTGGCTGATTCCCGCGCTGCGCAAGCTGGGCCTGAACGAGGAAAAGGACAAGCTGTCGGGCCGCACGCTGGCCAGCCTGCAGGTGCTGTACTTCGAGGAACTGGTCGAGGAGAAGCTCTGGAACCCCACCTTCATCATGGAGCACCCGACCGAGATCTCGCCGCTGGCACGCGCCAACGACGAGCGCCCCGAGGTGACCGAGCGCTTCGAGCTCTACATCACGGGCCGCGAATTCGGCAACGGCTTCAGCGAGCTCAACGATGCCGAGGACCAGGCCGCGCGCTTCAACGCCCAGGTCGAGGCCAAGGACAGCGGCGATGACGAAGCCATGTTCTACGACCACGACTTCGTGCGCGCGCTCGAGTACGGCATGCCTCCCACGGGCGGCTGCGGCGTGGGCCTGGACCGCCTGATGATGCTGCTGACGGACAGCGCCAGCATCCGCGACGTGATCCTGTTCCCGGCCCTGCGCCGCGAGCATTGA
- the acpS gene encoding holo-ACP synthase — translation MIYGIGTDICDVRRIRSSLERLGDRFAEKVLAEGELATWRARSARWPDRGVRYVATRFSAKESFSKAIGLGMRMPMTWRHCEIVNLPSGQPSIVLHGALKDWFEERGLQVHLSVTDESDYAASFCVVEKKPAN, via the coding sequence ATGATCTACGGCATTGGCACCGATATCTGCGACGTGCGGCGCATCCGCTCCAGCCTGGAGCGACTGGGCGATCGCTTTGCCGAAAAGGTGCTCGCCGAGGGCGAGCTGGCCACCTGGCGTGCGCGCAGCGCGCGCTGGCCGGACCGCGGCGTGCGCTACGTCGCGACGCGCTTTTCCGCCAAGGAGTCGTTCAGCAAGGCCATCGGCCTGGGCATGCGCATGCCCATGACCTGGCGCCACTGCGAGATCGTGAACCTGCCCAGCGGCCAGCCGAGCATCGTGCTGCATGGCGCGCTCAAGGACTGGTTCGAGGAGCGCGGCCTGCAGGTGCACCTGAGCGTGACCGATGAGAGCGACTATGCAGCGAGCTTCTGCGTGGTCGAGAAGAAGCCCGCGAATTGA
- a CDS encoding YggT family protein — MLFQIITFLLDVAVGLLTGLCLLRLYMQAQRIPFSNPVGRLVFALTDWIVLPLRRIVPASGRWDASSAIAAYLLQLLQYVLLWLMMGSGASQALWLPWLALCGAARVVLTGCVGIVLVYVILSWVQSNSPMSAIMERLAEPLLRPVRRVVPLIGGIDLSPLVLLVLLQVALMVLAYLQAGVLR; from the coding sequence ATGCTTTTTCAGATCATCACCTTCTTGCTCGATGTCGCGGTGGGCCTGCTCACCGGCCTGTGCCTGCTGCGCCTGTACATGCAGGCCCAGCGCATTCCCTTTTCCAACCCGGTGGGCCGGCTGGTGTTTGCGCTGACCGACTGGATCGTGCTGCCGCTGCGGCGCATCGTTCCCGCTTCGGGGCGCTGGGATGCGTCCAGTGCGATCGCCGCCTATCTGCTGCAGCTGCTGCAGTATGTGCTGCTGTGGCTGATGATGGGATCCGGCGCTTCCCAGGCCTTGTGGCTGCCCTGGCTGGCGCTGTGTGGCGCGGCGCGGGTGGTGCTGACGGGCTGCGTAGGCATCGTGCTGGTTTATGTGATCCTGTCCTGGGTGCAGTCGAATTCGCCCATGTCCGCCATCATGGAGCGCTTGGCCGAGCCTTTGCTGCGTCCGGTGCGTCGGGTGGTTCCTCTCATTGGGGGGATTGATCTGTCGCCGCTGGTGCTGCTGGTGTTGCTGCAGGTGGCGTTGATGGTGTTGGCTTATTTGCAGGCGGGGGTGTTGAGGTAG
- the trpA gene encoding tryptophan synthase subunit alpha, translating to MSRIAATFEKLQSEGRKALIPYVTAGFPFAAITPALMHGMVEAGSDVIELGIPFSDPMADGPTIQKAGDKALALGVGLVQVLAYVSEFRQKNSTTPVVLMGYANPVERYDQIHGEGAFVNDAAKAGVDGMLIVDYPPEECEEFAAALRARNMDLIFLLAPTSTDERIAQVARVASGYVYYVSLKGVTGSAALDPAAVGAMLPRIRKHVNIPVGVGFGIRDAQTAQAIGQFADAVVIGSRIIEMLNDQPHEKVVPLTIDFLRGVRKALDA from the coding sequence ATGAGCCGCATTGCCGCCACATTTGAAAAACTCCAATCCGAAGGCCGCAAGGCATTGATTCCCTACGTCACGGCCGGTTTCCCCTTTGCCGCGATCACCCCCGCGCTGATGCACGGCATGGTCGAGGCGGGCTCCGACGTGATCGAGCTGGGCATTCCCTTTTCCGACCCCATGGCCGACGGCCCGACGATCCAGAAGGCCGGCGACAAGGCGCTGGCGCTGGGCGTGGGCCTGGTGCAGGTGCTGGCATACGTCAGCGAGTTCCGGCAGAAGAACAGCACCACGCCGGTGGTGCTGATGGGTTACGCCAACCCGGTCGAGCGCTACGACCAGATCCATGGCGAAGGCGCTTTCGTCAATGATGCGGCCAAGGCCGGCGTCGACGGCATGCTGATCGTCGACTACCCGCCCGAGGAATGCGAAGAGTTCGCGGCCGCGCTGCGCGCGCGGAACATGGACCTGATCTTCCTGCTGGCGCCGACCAGCACCGACGAGCGCATCGCCCAGGTGGCGCGCGTGGCCAGCGGCTATGTCTACTATGTCTCGCTCAAGGGCGTGACCGGCTCGGCGGCGCTGGACCCGGCGGCCGTCGGTGCCATGTTGCCGCGCATCCGCAAGCATGTGAACATTCCCGTCGGCGTGGGCTTCGGCATCCGCGATGCACAGACCGCCCAGGCGATCGGCCAGTTCGCCGACGCCGTGGTGATCGGCAGCCGCATCATCGAGATGCTCAACGACCAGCCGCACGAGAAAGTCGTACCGCTGACGATTGACTTCCTGCGCGGCGTGCGTAAGGCACTGGACGCATAA
- the recO gene encoding DNA repair protein RecO, translating to MAAAKRVSEEPAFVLHRYDWSESSLILEVFTRHRGRVALAARGAKKPTSNFRPVLLPLQPLRVTYTLGAEGNAEIHTLKGAEWAGGHVMPMGDALLSGLYLNELLLRLLARDDPYTALFDVYAGVVRVLAGTQGEALEPVLRAFELVLLRALGLLPSLAEETMTLSALAPRGRYVLVPEGGLRQAAAGERAALSGAQWRSLEQALAAEHLPQAYTATLRAAAPVALALKSQLRTLLQYHCGNPLLRTRQLMMDLQNL from the coding sequence ATGGCGGCCGCCAAGCGCGTCTCCGAGGAACCTGCCTTCGTGCTCCATCGCTATGACTGGAGCGAATCCAGCCTGATCCTGGAGGTGTTCACACGCCACCGCGGGCGCGTGGCGCTGGCGGCGCGCGGCGCCAAGAAGCCGACCTCGAATTTCCGCCCGGTGCTGCTGCCGCTGCAGCCGCTGCGCGTGACCTACACGCTGGGCGCCGAGGGCAACGCCGAGATCCACACGCTCAAGGGCGCGGAATGGGCCGGCGGCCACGTCATGCCCATGGGCGATGCGCTGCTCTCGGGGCTTTACCTCAACGAGCTGCTGCTGCGGCTGCTGGCGCGCGACGATCCCTACACCGCGCTGTTCGATGTCTATGCCGGCGTGGTGCGCGTGCTGGCCGGCACCCAGGGCGAGGCCCTGGAGCCGGTGCTGCGCGCCTTCGAGCTGGTGCTGCTGCGCGCGCTGGGCCTGCTGCCGAGCCTGGCCGAGGAGACCATGACGCTGTCGGCACTGGCGCCCAGGGGCCGCTATGTGCTGGTGCCCGAGGGCGGCCTGCGCCAGGCTGCCGCCGGCGAGCGCGCGGCGCTCAGCGGCGCGCAGTGGCGATCGCTCGAGCAGGCGCTGGCCGCGGAGCATCTGCCGCAGGCCTACACCGCCACGCTGCGCGCCGCCGCGCCGGTCGCGCTGGCGCTCAAATCCCAATTGCGCACGCTGCTGCAATACCATTGCGGCAACCCGCTGCTGCGCACCCGCCAGCTGATGATGGATCTGCAAAACCTATGA
- a CDS encoding pyridoxine 5'-phosphate synthase, with the protein MTHSTSPSTRTALSVNVNKVALVRNTRHLGIPSVTRAAQLCLEAGAQGITVHPRPDERHIRASDVRELHELLRQWPEAEYNIEGNPFHNLMEFVRAQRPQQATFVPDSEGQFTSDHGWSFPQDAERLAPLIAECRALGVRVSLFMDPEPEQMAAAKAVGADRVELYTEPYAAAWGTPQQTAQLERYRAAAQAALDAGLGVNAGHDLSLDNLAAFVAEVPGLLEVSIGHALIGDALERGYAGAVRAYQECIDAGMRARKA; encoded by the coding sequence ATGACCCACTCCACTTCTCCGTCGACGCGTACTGCCCTGTCGGTCAATGTCAACAAGGTCGCGCTGGTGCGCAACACGCGCCATCTGGGCATTCCCAGCGTGACGCGCGCGGCGCAGCTGTGCCTCGAAGCCGGCGCGCAGGGCATCACGGTGCACCCGCGGCCCGACGAGCGGCACATCCGCGCCAGCGACGTGCGGGAGCTGCACGAACTGCTGCGGCAGTGGCCGGAGGCGGAATACAACATCGAGGGCAATCCCTTCCACAACCTGATGGAATTCGTGCGCGCCCAGCGCCCGCAGCAGGCGACCTTCGTGCCCGACAGCGAGGGCCAGTTCACCAGCGACCATGGCTGGAGCTTTCCGCAGGATGCCGAGCGCCTGGCGCCGCTGATCGCCGAATGCCGGGCCCTGGGCGTGCGCGTGAGCCTGTTCATGGACCCGGAGCCAGAGCAGATGGCGGCGGCCAAGGCCGTCGGCGCGGACCGCGTCGAGCTCTATACAGAGCCCTATGCCGCGGCCTGGGGCACGCCGCAGCAGACGGCGCAGCTCGAGCGCTACCGCGCCGCGGCGCAGGCGGCGCTGGACGCAGGGCTGGGTGTCAATGCCGGCCATGACCTCAGCCTGGACAATCTCGCGGCTTTTGTGGCCGAGGTGCCCGGCCTGCTGGAAGTCTCCATCGGCCATGCACTGATCGGCGATGCGCTCGAGCGCGGCTATGCCGGGGCGGTGCGGGCCTACCAGGAATGCATCGACGCGGGAATGCGCGCGAGAAAGGCTTGA
- a CDS encoding CesT family type III secretion system chaperone, translating into MRQTYDALLTSLAEEIGLDAPSLLSTEEILIDNLPISLQFEGNDEHGDVLLCSLLGTVPAQRWAEVARTLLWANHGGTGTRGGTLGVVPEDDMVTMTMRRPLQSLDADKLAALLGWMTDTCLAWRDYVSGESSAEPPELFQMQLGSYA; encoded by the coding sequence ATGCGCCAAACCTACGATGCCCTGCTGACATCCCTTGCGGAAGAGATCGGGCTCGATGCGCCATCCTTGCTCAGCACCGAGGAAATACTCATAGACAACCTGCCGATCAGCCTGCAGTTCGAAGGCAACGACGAGCACGGGGATGTGCTGCTGTGCAGCCTGCTCGGCACAGTGCCCGCCCAGCGCTGGGCCGAGGTGGCGCGCACGCTGCTCTGGGCCAACCACGGCGGCACCGGCACCCGCGGCGGCACCCTGGGCGTCGTCCCGGAAGACGACATGGTCACCATGACGATGCGCCGCCCCCTGCAGAGCCTCGATGCCGACAAGCTGGCGGCGCTGCTCGGATGGATGACCGACACCTGCCTGGCGTGGAGGGATTACGTCAGCGGAGAGAGCAGTGCCGAGCCGCCGGAGCTGTTCCAGATGCAGCTGGGCTCCTACGCGTGA
- the nagZ gene encoding beta-N-acetylhexosaminidase, whose product MTEHAPLIIDIAGKALTPADRARLAHPLVGGMILFARNWENRAQLLALTADIKSVREDLLICVDHEGGRVQRFRTDGFTHLPPMRAFGDMWMDDGEGARRREGSGALRAMDAATAAGYVLGSELRACGVDFSFTPVLDLDWGESGVIGDRAFHADARVVAALAKSLMHGLLQAGMANCGKHFPGHGFVKADSHTDIPVDQRGLQAILADDAAPYPWLASVLTSVMPAHVIYSRVDKRPAGFSARWLQDILRARLRFDGAIFSDDLSMEAARRLGGETLDFTQAAIEALNAGCDMALLCNQSLDGGAAVDEWLEGMQSAREQGRWQPSVDSESRRLALLPETLPQSWDELMLQPAYRNALDRLP is encoded by the coding sequence ATGACCGAGCACGCACCCCTCATCATCGATATCGCGGGCAAGGCACTCACTCCTGCCGACCGCGCTCGCCTGGCGCATCCGCTGGTCGGCGGCATGATCCTGTTTGCGCGCAACTGGGAGAATCGCGCGCAGCTGCTGGCGCTGACGGCAGATATCAAGTCCGTGCGCGAGGACCTGCTGATCTGCGTGGACCATGAAGGCGGGCGCGTGCAGCGCTTTCGCACCGACGGCTTCACCCATCTGCCGCCGATGCGTGCCTTTGGCGACATGTGGATGGATGACGGGGAGGGCGCCAGGCGCCGCGAGGGCAGCGGCGCGCTGCGGGCCATGGACGCGGCCACGGCCGCCGGCTATGTGCTGGGCAGCGAGCTGCGCGCCTGCGGCGTCGATTTCTCCTTCACGCCGGTGCTGGACCTCGACTGGGGCGAAAGCGGCGTGATCGGCGACCGCGCCTTCCATGCGGACGCGCGCGTGGTCGCGGCGCTGGCGAAGAGCCTGATGCACGGCCTGCTGCAGGCCGGCATGGCCAATTGCGGCAAGCATTTTCCCGGGCATGGCTTCGTCAAGGCCGACTCGCACACCGACATTCCCGTGGACCAGCGCGGCCTGCAGGCGATCCTCGCCGACGATGCCGCGCCCTATCCCTGGCTGGCCTCGGTGCTCACCAGCGTCATGCCCGCGCACGTGATCTATTCCAGGGTCGACAAGCGCCCCGCGGGCTTTTCCGCCAGGTGGCTGCAGGACATCCTGCGCGCGCGGCTGCGCTTCGACGGCGCGATCTTCAGCGACGACCTGAGCATGGAAGCCGCGCGCCGCCTGGGTGGCGAGACCCTCGACTTCACCCAGGCCGCCATCGAGGCGCTGAACGCGGGCTGCGACATGGCGCTGCTGTGCAACCAGAGCCTGGATGGCGGAGCGGCCGTGGACGAATGGCTGGAGGGCATGCAGTCCGCGCGCGAGCAAGGCCGCTGGCAGCCCAGCGTGGACAGCGAGTCGCGCCGCCTGGCGCTGCTGCCCGAGACGCTGCCGCAGAGCTGGGACGAGCTGATGCTGCAGCCGGCCTACCGCAATGCGCTGGACCGGCTGCCCTGA
- a CDS encoding mechanosensitive ion channel family protein → MRHLSIHLPPWLQDWLELLVPALQILLILFAAWLINLFFKRVTHRAGTHYALPRELMVPLQGVIRWLIIAATVLLILERLGVSATVLWTAFTGFATVGAVAFFAAWSVLSNLFCTLLIVVIGPYRLGDYIELIDIAEKTGPKGRVVDINMLYTTLEDASPEHREGTLLQIPNALIFQRVVRRWKGGIHARMPDNAPPTAAEEAAAQRLATGSKPQ, encoded by the coding sequence ATGCGTCATCTTTCCATTCACCTGCCCCCGTGGCTCCAGGACTGGCTGGAGCTGCTGGTGCCCGCCCTGCAGATCCTGCTGATCCTGTTTGCCGCCTGGCTGATCAACCTGTTCTTCAAGCGCGTGACCCACCGTGCCGGCACCCACTATGCGCTGCCGCGCGAGCTGATGGTGCCTCTGCAGGGCGTCATCCGCTGGCTGATCATTGCCGCGACGGTGCTGCTGATCCTCGAGCGCCTCGGGGTCTCGGCCACGGTGCTGTGGACCGCCTTCACCGGCTTTGCCACGGTGGGCGCGGTCGCCTTCTTCGCGGCCTGGAGCGTGCTGTCCAACCTGTTCTGCACGCTGCTGATCGTCGTCATCGGCCCCTACCGGCTGGGCGACTACATCGAGCTGATCGACATCGCCGAGAAGACCGGCCCCAAGGGCCGGGTGGTGGACATCAACATGCTCTACACCACGCTTGAGGATGCCTCTCCGGAGCACCGCGAAGGCACGCTGCTGCAGATCCCGAACGCCTTGATCTTCCAGCGCGTGGTGCGCCGCTGGAAAGGCGGCATCCATGCCCGCATGCCCGACAACGCCCCGCCCACGGCCGCCGAAGAGGCTGCGGCGCAGCGGCTGGCCACAGGAAGCAAGCCGCAGTGA